One genomic region from Branchiostoma lanceolatum isolate klBraLanc5 chromosome 7, klBraLanc5.hap2, whole genome shotgun sequence encodes:
- the LOC136438890 gene encoding fatty acyl-CoA hydrolase precursor, medium chain-like — protein sequence MAVYRGCSRGHCTFVAFSVVIAVLTVGSDAVVVSTTYGDVKGSEFLTASVVGNAVFDRVFTFKGIPYAAPPVGDLRWRPPQDPSSWTGVRDATDFGNRCLQMMDFGPEEFELMLPDPMTQELFLWRSNSSSEDCLFLNVYTPEVSSTSNLPVMLWIHGGGMYFGSGDTYPAEIPTALHNVVMVTINYRLGMMGFLPTLDNDAPGNFGILDMIKALQWVKANIRNFGGDPDRVTIFGESGGGWAVSLLVMSPMATGLFHRAISQSGVAGVPITQKGDVRRAEDMARGFNCTTTPYAEMMSCLRGKPGQEVAATMAEDTAIMMNASAVVGGEFLPESPWDLMSKGQVNQVDYLLGTNNYEFGNTMAEAIEKTVIDEDGMNRTELDENLPTDLQWFTDQFLGGDVNVVVQPVIDQYLDPDRPDDPIATRDQYIQLLIDFWFTAPTVLMAQAAAAHSVGVYLYEFQRRTSYFASRPPRIQADHSDDLFYLFGMPLLLDDTGASWRYSFTDEERELSLDMMAYWVNFAANGDPNDWTGAARMRDTVKWPRHSSSSQEYLKLDVTSSADVKIRESNMKFWNDEVPRLLGKKVRIVGSDEL from the exons ATGGCCGTCTATCGCGGTTGCTCGCGAGGTCATTGTACGTTTGTGGCCTTCTCAGTGGTGATAGCCGTTCTTACTGTGGGATCAG ACGCCGTTGTTGTCTCCACCACCTATGGCGACGTGAAAGGTTCAGAGTTCCTTACCGCCTCTGTCGTCGGAAATGCCGTCTTTGACCGCGTCTTCACCTTCAAGGGCATTCCTTACGCCGCTCCGCCTGTAGGGGACCTCAG ATGGCGCCCTCCACAGGATCCCAGCAGCTGGACAGGCGTCCGAGACGCCACCGACTTTGGAAACAGATGCCTCCAAATGATGGACTTTGGGCCAGAGGAATTCGAATTGATGCTCCCTGACCCAATGACGCAGGAACTCTTTCTGTGGCGCAGCAACTCCAGCAGCGAGGACTGTCTGTTTCTGAACGTGTACACTCCCGAAGTTTCCTCCACTTCCAACTTGCCT GTGATGCTGTGGATCCATGGTGGCGGGATGTATTTTGGCAGTGGGGACACCTACCCGGCAGAGATCCCGACAGCATTACATAACGTCGTCATGGTAACCATAAACTACCGGCTTGGCATGATGGGCTTCCTGCCGACTTTGGACAACGATGCACCGGGCAACTTCGGAATTCTCGATATG ATAAAAGCTCTCCAGTGGGTGAAAGCGAACATTCGGAACTTCGGAGGAGATCCCGACAGAGTCACCATCTTCGGGGAGTCCGGAGGAGGCTGGGCCGTCTCCCTGCTCGTCATGTCTCCCATGGCGACGGGGCTGTTCCATCGGGCCATCTCTCAGAGCGGCGTGGCGGGAGTGCCGATCACGCAGAAGGGGGACGTCAGGAGGGCGGAGGACATGGCTCGTGGATTTAACTGCACCACAACCCCTTATGCGGAGATGATGAGCTGTCTTCGAGG GAAACCAGGTCAAGAGGTCGCTGCAACGATGGCTGAAGACACCGCTATCATGATGAACGCATCAGCAGTAGTTGGTGGCGAGTTTCTCCCAGAGAGCCCCTGG GATCTGATGAGCAAGGGTCAGGTAAACCAGGTTGACTACCTGCTGGGAACAAACAACTATGAGTTTGGAAATACGATGGCTGAAGCTATCGAGAAGACTGTCATTGATGAAGACGGAATGAACAGGACCGAATTAGACGAGAATCTACCGACTGACCTGCAGTGGTTCACCGACCAGTTCTTG GGCGGTGATGTCAACGTGGTTGTCCAGCCTGTGATTGACCAGTACCTGGACCCGGACAGGCCGGACGACCCGATCGCCACACGTGACCAGTACATCCAACTCCTGATCGACTTCTGGTTCACTGCACCAACCGTTCTGATGGCTCAGGCCGCAGCAG CCCATTCTGTGGGTGTCTACCTGTACGAGTTTCAGCGCCGCACCTCGTACTTCGCCTCGCGACCGCCCCGCATCCAAGCCGACCACTCCGACGACCTGTTCTACCTGTTCGGGATGCCGCTACTGCTGGACGACACGGGCGCCTCGTGGAGGTACAGCTTCACAGATGAAGAGCGGGAGCTGAGTCTGGACATGATGGCGTACTGGGTCAACTTCGCCGCAAACGG GGATCCCAACGACTGGACGGGAGCAGCACGCATGCGCGACACCGTCAAATGGCCACGTCACTCTTCGTCATCACAGGAGTACCTCAAGTTAGACGTGACGTCATCTGCTGACGTCAAGATTCGAGAGTCCAATATGAAGTTTTGGAACGATGAGGTTCCAAGGTTATTGGGAAAGAAGGTTCGAATCGTAGGGTCAGACGAGCTCTAA